TGTAGTCCAACACAACCCCTACCAGCAAAGCGTGTGTATGATGAGCTGACGAACCGCTCGCGTCTCGTAGAGGAATTCCACTTCTCGAAAACGTCGCGCCGCATCACCCGCCAGCGACTCGCACTGCAGTTCCTGCGTCGCTACAACGTACTACTGCATGGACTCCTTTTTTATTcagagagcacacacacgtggaaTACGACGACGGAGTTTCATCGCCTCGCAATCCTTGGAGAGTCTGTGATACTAACTGAGGTGCGCACCCGGCTGCTTAAGCTATTTCCTGCCATGCCGTATGCGGCGTATGTGCAGAGTTTGCTTCACATGGTCagtgaggaggcgctggcggccgCGTTTGACCGGTATGAGATGCAAAACATTGTCGGTGTGCGACCACCAAaccgacgcagcggcacgccgctTACTCGAATGCAAAAGAGTCATATGCTGTGTGCGGTGGTAGCGGAGATGTACTGGTTTACAGCTCGCACGAAGCCGACTGACTTGACGCACAACAACGcgctctttcccccctccgaCGTACTTATCTTGCACGTGCTGTCCACCCACCTCCTCGAAAACGTGCCTGCGGAGCTTATCTACAACGTCGTAGAGCCAATTGTGGCGGACATAAAGCGCGTCTGGGTGAACGAACCGATGTCATTGCCGtcacagctgcgcctcaccCCTCGCACTGTCagttccctctctctcaacGCCATCCCTGTTGCGCCCCTGTCCATTACCGAAGCAGAAGCTGTTAAGTTGCTGCAGAAGAAACACAAGGATGCGCATCGTCAACAACACACGCTTACCCGCGAGCCGGACAACAGCTGCGTCAAGTCCTTCATGCGACCGTCGTTCAACTACCGCATATTTGACGGACCCCGTTATCAGGTACTGAACTCCGATAATCGCGTCGCACCACTGCCCCTTGCACAGGAGCGGAGTAGCCTGCCCGCCTCAGCTGTGTGTATCGTTAGTGACGTTGCTGACAGCGCTGCACGTGCGATGGAGCTCGCCAAGATGGCCGAGTCGGGGTGACGTGTGTAACTGCGAGACTGGCAGCGGTACCCTTTCGGTTCCCCAAAGAAAAGCGCCTCTACTGCGCCTTTTGAACCGTGCCATGTCGAcctgtgttgttgttgttgttacATGGCGCCTCAAGTGAAGCGCGGAGCATAAGACATGCCTGCAGCTCGCTTTCTTCTATCCCTCAACACCTCCTTTGCTGTCTATGCGTGTTTTAGTGAGCTGACGATGTGCCGTTAGGGACCTGGTATGGTGATGGGCAACCGCCAGCTTTCCGTGGCACCTCGACGCGGCTTCACTGCTTTAGCATCCATACAGTGTAATCCGTGGGCTGGTGGCGAagcggtgaaggagggggggggtggagctTGTGTTTGACGTCTGAGCCGTCGGCTCGACTAGACGGGCTGCACTCGTTTCCTTCCAAAAGGAGTCGacaagctgcagcgcacgtTGTTGTCCCCTTCTCGCCTTCACTGGCGCATTCCTCTCCTGTGTTCCCTCGCCCTCGCCCTTTCCCCGTCGGGCTTTCAATGTTTGCCACGCGTACACCACCCCTCTTTTATTACCTGGTCTACCTCCCAGTTTCCCAGGAGTGCGTCCTATCGCCAGTTATCCATCAACCTATAATGACCCACTCACGCACTATCTCCGGTATGTGTTTGGCTATTTTGTTTTGCCTTCCTTCTTTTGCGAGTGGTGTGTaagctgcgcctctctctctctctctctttactcTCTGTGCATCCGTAACTCATTATAGCGCGCTGAGAGAAGCCCCGTCATGGGCCGGGAATTGCCGTCTTCCCTCAGTTGCCCTCTGGGCTACTCTACTTCCTCTGCTCGAAAACAgacttcttcctcttttatAGTCAGCCAGTGAACCTCTGTTGCCGTCCCACAGTGAAGCGAGGTATCGCAACGCGCCAATATGGATTTACCCCCCTTAaactttcttctccctccccctgccaaGCACCCTCCGCAACGGACGATTCCGACATGCGCTCTTCGGCGATGGTGCTCCTGGTCCAGACGGGGCCTGGCCCAGTCGAATTCGCCTGATCGGACCCAAACAAGAGTCCCCGTGCCCGGGCTGGCGCAATAAGGCCGGGATAGCGTCTCTCACAGAGCTCAACGAGGACTGCACAGGTGCCCAGCAGCATCCCATCTCCCTGGGCCAATGAGGCCACGGAAGGCGGTCTTTTCACATCGAAATCTTTCGCTCGAATGAGTCAAGCCTCTGCTTCCTCCGCCAAACCATGGGCGCTGGGGAGTGTTGTATATGCATGCGCTCAGTGGCAGAGTTCACCGCAGGCGCCTCTCCGAGGCTCTGAACAGGCATCGGGCAGCAGCTTCCAACGCCTGCTGCGAACAAAGCAATCACCTCTCGTGAGACGAGCTCCAGGACATCGGGAACCATCAGGAACTTACTCCTCTCGACAAGCTACAGCGAGAGTGGCTCCACACCGAGGACGACCCACAGACGCTCTTCAAATCGTTCACAGAAGCCTCCGAGAGGCCCAGGAGGAgcgcccaccaccccccaGGCCGACGGCGTTGCTCTCGGCCAAGTGGCGCAGGGAGTTGTGTTGCGAGTCAACCGCATTGAAGCGCGTCGAAACGGCCAACAAGTCGGATGCCCATCGCCAAACCGCTCATTTGCCGGGAACTCTCGATGCTCCGTTGGGCGGGGGTAGGGAAACCGTGGCCCCGACGTTGCCGCACGTGGCATCCTCTCCTCAAGGGTGACGAGGCCGTTGCGCACCTGAGGACGCGGATTTACCAGACGATGAAGGCCAAGTTTTTCAAGTCAGGAGGATGCACCATGTGGTGTGTTCTCatcagcttctccacctcctaCAGCATCGCATTCACCCCGACATCAAGGACAGAGTAGATGCTTTAAGCGCGGCGCTTGACCTCTTCTTGACTCCAACGCGGCATGGACGGGGCTTTGCTCTCGGCGCCCCTCGGGCTAGAGGTGAGGCCCTGATGGACCCGACTGCTCACGCCTTCTACCACGAGCAGGAATGCCGCCGTCGGCACGCGCTGCCCAAACAGCTAGCGCAAAGGCGACGCGTTGGTCACATCTACAGAAGCCCAGCAGcaaggcggggggagggagggcaaaaTGTAAACACCCCGAGGCGGGGGCAGCGGAAAATGAACCGCCAACGTCCTCGCACAGCGACTAACGCAAGCCCCGAGGGCACACAGCCCACCGGCAACCACCTCCCTTGCAGAcgccgaggtggagatgaCACTCATTGTGGTTGAACACCAGGAGACCGGCGGGGTGAGGTCAGATGCGCAGCCTGCGGACGCGGATCTCACTCTTCACGAGCGTCAAGGACCTTTTCATCAATGaccgcgctgctcctcaacTCTGTGGAGCCATCGTTGCAGGCGAAACATGGATACGCGTGCCGTTTGATCCATGTGCTTGCGCAAACTCTGGGGGACACCCTTCACGAACTGACGCTCCTCGACGCGGCATTACGGGCCAACAGGACCCTCCTCTCGCATCACCCAGTTCGGCCGCTTGCGTGTACGCCTTCCGAGGGCAGAAGAAGTGTGtcctgctcccccctccacatcGGAAGAGAACGCACGCTGAACACGCCGCGTGCAACTCCAGCAATGGAACcggcaaaacaaaaaacgaTTGCAGGAGCTTTTGGGCTTCCTCCACGGATGCCCCCGCGACCTGCTCTCTGCCCGAAGCCCTTTCTACGGCAGGCATCGCCGCGTTAACGGCTGAGGACATCATTGAGCCCACGCCAGCAGAACACAGGGTGGTGGACTGCGCTTTCACGGTGCTCGAAGGGAAACATGGCGATCAACAGAGGCGGCTCACTCTCTGACCCAACAATGTGAAGCAGTGGATTGCGCTCCAGGGCTATAGGACCCAACACGACCTAAACGCCACCCGATGAGGAAAGTGTCCTGCATGAAAtcgagggggagggcttCACCGGACCTCAGTGCTTCCCATTTCCTGGTGTCTCTGCCAGTCGCGCTGAGACTGCTTTTCTCTGCGCAAGCCGATGCCGGCGGGATCGCCCACCTCCGATGACCCATCGAGAGGCTTGAGTCTGAGCCCTGAAATTATGCCGGTACTTGCAAGCACGGCTGCTGGACGCCCGCTCGACGCAGCTTCACCCAACCCAGACGTGAACGCCAACGTGTGGATCGACAAGATCGACGTAAGGGAGGCACCTCAAGCGGTGAGTGGTGCGGCGAATACGACCAGGAATGCCGCCAGCGAGTTTCTGCGTCGCTCCCAATACCGATGAGCGAGTCGCCTCTCCACACCTACGGGGTTTGCCACAGCCCTGTTTGGCCACAAAGTACAGCCCGTTTCtctgggagagagaagggatgCCCAACTAGGAAGCGACTCAGCCCGGAACATGGCAGTGGAGCAACTCGAGCACCTCATCGGGCGATTATGGTTTGCTGCGCACGTCGTGATGACTCCAGCGCATACGTTTCGGTGGCTCCTGAGGGCGACACGGCGACGCTTCGCCAGGTGGGGTCACACAAGGCCTCACTTCAGGGGGTCACTTGCAAGCCAGCCGACCGGCCAATGGGCAAAGCAAAATCGACATGAATGGCACGCGCTGGCCTGCAAAACGAAACAAACCACACGTGATTCGCATGTTGCCAACGTCTACGGCCATGCTCGACCTCAACCCTGAGGTCAGTCTGGGGACCTGGGGAGATACCACGTGTGTCAATCGACGCACAAAGCAAGCTGCTGTGATATGAGATCCCGCTtaggggaggaaggaagggggtaGTCCACCCCCTGCTGACAACATCAAtgcggcagagctgcggaccgctgcgtgtgcttctgaGTCTTtatccccttctctttctcctggCGCAGAGCCCCATCTACATGGGGATGAAACCTCCGCGCTTTTCGCGCCTTGCAAGGGTCTCTCTCGGAGTCATGCAAGTCATACCGAAGTCAATCAAATCCCAGTCAATCTCTCGCTGAGGTGATCTCGACCAGCTGTAGAGAATCCGCTGAGAATCCGGTCGACAGGCCTCGTTCGTGACCCCGCCTACCGAAGCGACAAGGGGTTGGCGAGGTAGGAAATCCGGACGAATGGGTGATCCAGCGCTTTTGTGAGTACCACACCAAAAAAACTCTTCATACCGTACCTCAACAGCACCTTGAGGCATGCGGCTCGGTGCCAGCGGCAGGATCGCGCCCCCCATGTGTATTGAATTGTTCAACTATACGTACGCTTCTGGTGACAAGGCTTCTTCTCACTTCTCCACACTTTCCCTCACATACTTTACCCCCTTTATTATTTTTTCCACACTGGTGAAGGAAACGAAATAGTCGCTGCCTCACCCTCCCGGTTCGTACAGCAAACATCTACAGATCTCTCCCGCGCCCGTCTCGTCttccctctgcgcctctacacacgcgcacgctggcAGTCatacacacaacacacacaaaagaggCAAACAGACGAAAAACACGTAAAGCCGCAAACGTGTGCGGAAGTGCTCTACTTGTTTGCGCCGTTTTCCCCTCACCCGTGTGTGTATTCGTCTCTTCTCCGCTCTCCCCCATCTTGGACCACACGGTAGTCGAAACATTGTGGAGAGCACGAAGCGACAGTgacttcctctctctctctcactcgtAAGAGCGCGCCTTCATCGGAGTCCAACAGTCGTGTAGACTCTTCGCCTCATAGATTCTCAAATTATTATTTTTTAtcttcgctgctgttctCGCTTTTCCCGTCCTTTCACCTTCAGGAAAGCTGCGCCACCCCAGCAGGCAGGCGCGTGCGAATACCCgcactctccctcctcctttgtgTCGTTTgatctctcttctctcttcctctttgttttctttctcgcACGTGGTCTTCTCAGTTTGTCTGCATACACATAGAGACACGCAGCTTCATgacggcggtgacgcagAAGAAGGCGTTCGAGGACGTCTCCATGTACCGCTCCATGtccagcatcagcagctctgcctccACTGCTGAGGCCACCGCTGGTAACGATGTGTCTTCGTTCCTGTTTGACGATTACCGTGATGATGGCTTTTCTACCAATTTGAGCTGCAAGCACTGGGTGTCGGTGGGCCACCTGagcctcaccaccaccgatgcGGAGCTCAAGTCTCTCTTTTACCCGTACGGCGCCGACGAGGCTTTTACTGTGTGGGAGGGGACGACCATGATGGGGTTTGTGGGGTTCGACTCACCCGAgatggcggagctggcggcACAGAAAATGCATGATTTCGTCCCTCGGCGGCAGTCTcaggcgctggcggtgcgtgCAGTGAGACTGGAGGAGGTACTGCGGGCCCGCACCAAAGGCCCCAtctcgctgctggcggtACTGTACAGTGAATGCGCCACGCAGGGTATCAGTGCTGTGATTAGGCGCAGCAATTCCCCCGTGGCCGTGGCCAGGgacgtggcggtggaggtggcgcgcgcctctccgGCGGTTCTGCAGCGTCTCGTGGCGGCGTTCTCTGACCTCTCTCCGCAGTGGTTCGGCTTCACTTCCTTTAGTGAGGAGCTGCTCAAATCACTGCTGGGGTCGCTCCTGGAGGTTGACGAGATGAATACTGCTCAGGCCATCAACTGCGGCGCTGTGGTTGGTATCCTCTTCCAGATGAATATGATCATCGGCGACCCGTATTACCTCGCATCACGCCTGCTGCAGAGGGCTGGGCAAAGTCTGGTGCAGCTCGAAGGCATCTGCACGCtagcgcacacgtgcgcgctgctACCTGGCTACCACGTGTCTAGGGCTTCTTTTTGGGATCAAGTGGCGGACATTGCCGCGAAGGTGGCAGACCCAGTAGCAAACCGTGCCTTGCGCGGTTACCTCCGCCGCTACACCCAAACAAATGCACACGCTGCAACCACGGCAATCCCTGGCTCGCTGTCGTCATCTGCACCGTCCCCGCTGGTGTTCTCAACGATGCCGTGTCCATCTGCAACCGTGGGGCGGTCACAGGTAGTACGCCAGCGCACGCCTCCGCAGTACCCATGTCAGGACCAGATGAGATGCCGCACCATCTATATCTCTCACTTGCCTGGCCTCCTGCCTCAGAGCATGCTGCTTGAGCTCCTCACTGCAGCCGGCCCTGTGAATAAGGTGCGCATCTGCACCGGAGCTGGCTACTCTACGCTGTTTGCCTTTGTGGAGATGCGCACAGCGGAGGGGGCGCATCGGGCCATGTGCATGAATGGCCTGCAGCTGATGGGGTATACCATTCGTGTCGAGACTGCCCGGAATGCGGTGCAGGACGTGATCGAGAAGGATGCCCAATTTGACGCGAACGGGGCGGTGATTCAGCCATGCCTCTTCGG
This portion of the Leishmania panamensis strain MHOM/PA/94/PSC-1 chromosome 27 sequence genome encodes:
- a CDS encoding MP44, putative (TriTrypDB/GeneDB-style sysID: LpmP.27.0330), coding for MKPTSHCLRRFAAGPLILSHFICRGPALSFSAHAASSQTSVEPRTGGSSFARHAARVTTPRTTLSLDVNLRRTLRSLLIERLCSPTQPLPAKRVYDELTNRSRLVEEFHFSKTSRRITRQRLALQFLRRYNVLLHGLLFYSESTHTWNTTTEFHRLAILGESVILTEVRTRLLKLFPAMPYAAYVQSLLHMVSEEALAAAFDRYEMQNIVGVRPPNRRSGTPLTRMQKSHMLCAVVAEMYWFTARTKPTDLTHNNALFPPSDVLILHVLSTHLLENVPAELIYNVVEPIVADIKRVWVNEPMSLPSQLRLTPRTVSSLSLNAIPVAPLSITEAEAVKLLQKKHKDAHRQQHTLTREPDNSCVKSFMRPSFNYRIFDGPRYQVLNSDNRVAPLPLAQERSSLPASAVCIVSDVADSAARAMELAKMAESG
- a CDS encoding hypothetical protein (TriTrypDB/GeneDB-style sysID: LpmP.27.0340), which gives rise to MTAVTQKKAFEDVSMYRSMSSISSSASTAEATAGNDVSSFLFDDYRDDGFSTNLSCKHWVSVGHLSLTTTDAELKSLFYPYGADEAFTVWEGTTMMGFVGFDSPEMAELAAQKMHDFVPRRQSQALAVRAVRLEEVLRARTKGPISLLAVLYSECATQGISAVIRRSNSPVAVARDVAVEVARASPAVLQRLVAAFSDLSPQWFGFTSFSEELLKSLLGSLLEVDEMNTAQAINCGAVVGILFQMNMIIGDPYYLASRLLQRAGQSLVQLEGICTLAHTCALLPGYHVSRASFWDQVADIAAKVADPVANRALRGYLRRYTQTNAHAATTAIPGSLSSSAPSPLVFSTMPCPSATVGRSQVVRQRTPPQYPCQDQMRCRTIYISHLPGLLPQSMLLELLTAAGPVNKVRICTGAGYSTLFAFVEMRTAEGAHRAMCMNGLQLMGYTIRVETARNAVQDVIEKDAQFDANGAVIQPCLFGMSQAPLSKCLTSTD